One Tepidisphaeraceae bacterium DNA segment encodes these proteins:
- a CDS encoding aldo/keto reductase translates to MSTTNKVNWGILTTGAIASCFARNLAASQTGRLLAVSSRDKAKADKFAAEFKAERSYGSYEELLADTDVQAVYISTPHPLHTEWAIKAMEAKKHVLVEKPVALNTAQAMAMLESATVNDVLLMEAFMYRCHPQTAKLVELIKNKEIGDVRMIRASFGWHGGFNAESRIYSNELAGGGIMDVGCYTTSMARLIAGATAGKDFADPVQVTGAAHLGETGVDEWAIASMKFPGDVLAQLSTSVSMDQEAAVTIYGSAGKISLPNPWVANREKAQAGKIIMQKKGQPAQEIDVPADVTSFTLEADVFGRALLAGEKQAPAPAMTWADTMGNIRAIDRWRDAVGLTYKMEKPEGYPKTTIANRPLARGKGNMKYGRIAGIDKEVSRLVMGCDNQQNLSHAAIMFDDWFARGGNTFDTSFIYGGGKQEQLLGQWMELRGVRDQCVTIVKGLHTPDCYPARLEHELPKSLERLRTPYTDLYVMHRDNPKVPVGEFVSVINDHIKAGRVKAWGGSNWTPARFEEAVSYAKQHGLQAPVAVSNNFSLARMIKPIWAGCIASSELETQKWHAAHKADVVLLPWSSQARGFFLPGVASPEQRDNKEVVETWYSDDNFERQRRAFALAEKRGVTPINIALAYVLCQPFPTFPLIGPRQLSETRTSLPALDIQLSQGELKWLDLQADQPA, encoded by the coding sequence ATGAGCACGACGAACAAGGTCAACTGGGGCATTCTCACGACGGGCGCGATCGCGTCCTGCTTCGCGCGCAACCTGGCCGCCAGCCAGACCGGTCGGCTGTTGGCGGTGTCGTCGCGCGACAAGGCCAAGGCCGACAAGTTCGCCGCCGAATTCAAAGCTGAGCGCAGCTACGGCAGCTACGAGGAGCTGCTGGCCGACACGGACGTGCAGGCCGTCTACATCTCCACGCCGCACCCGCTGCACACGGAGTGGGCCATCAAGGCGATGGAGGCCAAGAAGCACGTGCTGGTCGAGAAGCCCGTCGCGCTCAACACCGCCCAAGCGATGGCGATGCTGGAATCGGCGACGGTCAACGACGTGCTGCTGATGGAGGCGTTCATGTATCGCTGCCACCCGCAGACCGCCAAGCTGGTGGAGCTGATCAAGAACAAGGAGATCGGCGACGTGCGGATGATCCGCGCCTCGTTCGGCTGGCACGGCGGGTTCAACGCCGAAAGCCGCATCTACAGCAACGAGCTGGCCGGTGGCGGCATTATGGACGTCGGTTGTTATACGACATCGATGGCCCGCCTGATCGCCGGCGCGACGGCCGGTAAGGACTTTGCCGATCCCGTGCAGGTGACTGGCGCGGCGCATCTGGGCGAGACGGGCGTCGACGAGTGGGCGATCGCCTCGATGAAGTTCCCCGGCGACGTGCTGGCGCAACTGTCGACCAGCGTCAGCATGGACCAGGAGGCCGCCGTCACGATCTACGGAAGCGCCGGCAAGATCTCGCTGCCCAACCCGTGGGTCGCCAACCGCGAGAAGGCGCAGGCCGGCAAGATCATCATGCAGAAGAAGGGGCAGCCCGCGCAGGAGATCGACGTGCCCGCTGACGTAACGAGCTTCACGCTTGAGGCGGACGTCTTCGGTCGCGCGCTGCTGGCCGGTGAAAAGCAGGCCCCGGCGCCCGCGATGACCTGGGCCGATACGATGGGCAACATTCGCGCGATCGACCGCTGGCGCGACGCGGTTGGCCTGACCTACAAGATGGAAAAGCCCGAGGGCTACCCGAAGACGACCATCGCCAACCGCCCATTGGCCCGCGGCAAGGGCAACATGAAGTACGGCCGGATTGCCGGCATCGACAAGGAGGTGTCGCGCCTGGTGATGGGCTGCGACAATCAGCAGAACCTCTCGCACGCCGCCATCATGTTCGACGACTGGTTCGCCCGTGGTGGCAACACGTTCGACACGAGCTTTATCTACGGCGGTGGCAAGCAGGAACAACTTCTCGGCCAATGGATGGAACTGCGCGGCGTGCGCGACCAGTGCGTCACGATCGTAAAAGGCCTGCACACGCCCGACTGCTATCCCGCGCGGCTCGAGCACGAACTGCCCAAGAGCCTGGAGCGCCTGCGCACGCCCTACACCGACCTGTACGTCATGCACCGCGACAACCCGAAGGTGCCGGTCGGCGAGTTCGTGTCGGTGATCAACGACCACATCAAGGCAGGTCGCGTGAAGGCGTGGGGGGGCAGCAACTGGACGCCGGCGCGATTTGAGGAAGCCGTCAGCTACGCCAAACAGCACGGCCTGCAGGCGCCGGTGGCGGTCAGCAATAACTTCAGCCTGGCCCGCATGATCAAGCCGATCTGGGCCGGCTGCATCGCCAGCAGCGAACTCGAGACGCAGAAGTGGCACGCCGCCCACAAGGCCGACGTCGTCCTGCTGCCCTGGAGCAGCCAGGCGCGTGGGTTCTTCCTGCCGGGCGTGGCATCGCCGGAGCAGCGCGACAACAAGGAGGTCGTCGAGACCTGGTACAGCGACGACAACTTCGAGCGCCAGCGGCGCGCCTTCGCGCTGGCCGAGAAGCGGGGCGTGACGCCGATCAACATCGCGCTGGCCTACGTGCTCTGCCAGCCGTTCCCCACGTTCCCACTGATCGGCCCCCGCCAGCTCAGCGAGACCCGCACAAGCCTGCCCGCGCTGGACATCCAGCTAAGCCAGGGCGAGTTGAAGTGGCTCGATTTGCAAGCCGACCAGCCGGCGTAA